The genome window TAGGAGATGTTAAAAGGCCCGCCCGGGTTGTTGCGCCTATGAGGGTAAATTTAGGGATATCAAGTTTAATCGTTTTTGCGCTGGGCCCCTGGCCTATAATGATGTCCAATTTAAAATCTTCCATTACCGGATAAAGAGCTTCCTCAACAACATGATTTAACCTGTGAATTTCATCAATGAAGAAAACATCTCCTTCGTTAAGGCTGGTTAATATCGCGGCAAGGTCGCCGACTCTTTCAAGCACCGGGCCGGTTGTAGAGCGCAGGTTTACTCCAAGCTCATTAGAAATAATATGAGCCAGAGTTGTTTTTCCAAGGCCGGGAGGGGAATAAAATAAGCAATGGTCAAGTGGCTCTTTTCTTTTGCGGGCCGCTTCAATAAATACATGCAGATTTTGTTTCAACTTCTCCTGGCCGACAAATTCCGCTAAATCCCTGGGCCTCAGAGTTGTTTCAACTTTTTCTTCTGCCTGGTTTGTAGTTCTGTTAGTCAGATTTTCTTCGTTATTCATTGCAGGTATCTCAGCGCTAATTTAATGATTTCGCTTACATTTACGGGATTCTCCAATATTGTCAAACTCTCTTCTACGGCATGGCGTGCCTGGGCTTCTTTGTATCCAAGCGAAACCAGTGCCTGTATTGCATCTTCCGGCATATTACCGTTTGTTTTTCCGGAGGGCCACTTTTCTTTTCCTGTAATTTTAACTTTTGAAAGTTTATCGTTTAATAAGGCTACTATTTTTTCTGCGGTTGGTTTTCTAAACCCGAATATAGACGTAAGCAGTTTAGTATCCTTCTGTGTTACGGCACGCTGAAAATCAGGAAGGGATTTCGTCGCTTTATCCATATAATCCAGGGCTTTTTTTGATCCTGTATTTTTGAGCCCGTCTTTAAATACAAGAAATATCTCTTTATCATCCAGGTTTGTAAAACCGTAAAGGGTTATTCCGCCGCCGTAAATTCCCTGGGTTTCATAAATATAGAGTTTAGCAAGTTTTCCAGTTGCAGGTAATTTCTCGTAGGTAACAGCTGATATGCTGATATCGTAACCTATGCCGTTTACAGCAAGAATTACAGAATCAACTGACTTCTCTTCTAATATACCTTCCAAAAATGCGATCATTTTACTCCTAAAGTCTGCAGGCGGGAATCGAAAGAATTCAAATGGCATAAACCAACAGCCATTGCATCAGCAATGTCATCAGGTTTTGGAATTTCTTTCAATTTCAGGATTATCTTTACCATACGCTGTATTTGCTGCTTATCTGCCGCCCCATATCCTGTTACGGATATTTTTACCTGTTTTGGGTTATATTCTCTTATCTCCAGGTTGCTGCTGGACATCGCAAGCAATATTACCCCGCGGGCCTGGCTGGTAGCAAGGACTGATTTTGCGTTTTGAAAAAGATATTGTTTTTCTAAGCTGGCTATCTGGGGTTTATATTTTTTGATGATATTTTCAAGGGATGAATAAAGAATCGACAACCTTTGCGGCAAATCCATTTTTGCTGGTGTTTCTATACAGCCAAAACCTACTATTGAATTTTCCTTATTGGGCTTTTGTTCAATTACCGCCCAACCGCATCTGGCTAGACCGGGGTCTATGCCAAGAACTATCATACACCTGCCTTCTCAAGTATTTCTTTATCTATATCGAAGTTTGCGGAAACATTGGTGACATCGTCGCTATCCTCAAGAGCATTCATTAATGAAATCATTTGATCTGCTTCTTTACCGGTAAGTTTGATATAGGTTTTTGGTATCATGGTAACCTCGGCATCCATGATGGGTATATTTTTCTTTTCCAGTTCCTGCTTAATTTTTTCAAAATTCTCCGGAGAAGTTATTATTTCAAAGTTATCTTCATCAGCCTGAAAATCTTCCGCGCCAAGTTCAAGCGATATGGACATAAGCTCGTCTTCATTGGAATACTTTGATTTTTCAACTGTGATGCTCCCTTTTTTTGAAAACATCCACGCAACGCTTCCGTTTTCGCCAAGATTTCCGGCGCTGTTGGAAAAAGTTTTTCTAAGCTCGCTTGTGGTCCTGTTTTTATTATCTGTTGTTACTTCAACCAGGACTGCGACTCCGCCCGGTCCATAACCTTCATAAACCGTTTCTTCATAAGTTACACCCGGAAGCTCACCGGTCCCGCGAAGCGTGGCTTTCTTTATATTATCCTGCGGCATGTTCGCTTCTTTTGCCTGTTCAATGGCTTTACGCAGCCGCACATTATTGTCGACATTACCGCCGCCGGATTTAGCAGCTACGGTGATTTCCCTTATCAGCCTGGTAAATATCTTTCCGCGCTTGGCATCAATAGCACCTTTTTTATGCTTGATACCAGCCCATTTTGAATGTCCTGACATTTAATTACCTCCAAAAACATATAAATTCGCGTGAACGATATTCTACTAAATTATCTCAAATAATTCAATCTTTCCTGAGCTATTTGGTTTTTTGGGTCTAATTCAAGAACTTTTTGAAATGCTGACCTGGCATTTTCTTTATCGTTTTTTTGCGAATAAGCCAAACCCAAATTTACCCAAGAAGGCAAGTTGGATGGGCTGATAGTAACAGCTTGCTTGTACTCATTTATGGCTTCATCAACTTTACCTAAAGTAAAAAATGCATTGGCCAGGTAAAAACGGGCTTTGTAACTGTTGGGGGAAATCTCAACCAGTTGCTTGCATAACTTAAGAACTTCCGGCCAATTCTTCTCATTTATTTTCTGCTCAGCTGCTTTTACCAATCTGTCATATTCAAGAATCGGTTCCGATTTTATTCCTGCTTTTTGCGATGCCACTTCCAGGTTGTGCCTTGCCATCTGAAATTCGGGATTTATTTCTACTGCCCGGCGATAGGCTTCAGCGGCTTTTTTGTTGTCGTTTTTCTTCGTATAGGCAAAACCAAGATTATTCCAAAAATCTATATTGTTCGGAAAAAAGAAAACAGCCCTTTCAAGAAGCGCAATGGCCCTATCAGGGTCTTTGTCAATATTTATCAGAAATATGTTTCCGAGCGCAAAATATCCTTCCTGTGAAATAGGGTTGATGTAAAGCGCCTGAGTGTAATTGTTTAAAGCTTTTTCCATGTCACCCATTTGTGCATAAACTGTCGCAAGGTTAAAATGTATTTCGTCATAACCGCAATTGGCCGATAAAGCGTTGTAATAAGCCCAAAGAGATTTATCCCGCTGGCCTAATCTCGCGTAACAATTAGCAAGCTCATACTCGCTGTTAACTTCTTTGTTATTGAAGTGAGCTTTTTCCAAATAAGGAATAGCTGCCGCGACATCTCCTTTTTTTGACATCTTGAAACCTTGAAAATAATTTATTTCGCCGAGAAAAAAATTATACCATTTGAAAATAAGAAAAAAGAAAAAAACAATAAGGACTGCAAAAATACCCTTCGAAACAGAATTCAATCTGTATTCCTTAATTTTCCTCGTATCATCCATGCCAACCAGTGTGCCCATATTCCACCAATAAAGGAACGCCGGCACGCAAAACTGGGTGGACACATTCCCGAATATATTATC of Elusimicrobiota bacterium contains these proteins:
- the ruvB gene encoding Holliday junction branch migration DNA helicase RuvB, giving the protein MNNEENLTNRTTNQAEEKVETTLRPRDLAEFVGQEKLKQNLHVFIEAARKRKEPLDHCLFYSPPGLGKTTLAHIISNELGVNLRSTTGPVLERVGDLAAILTSLNEGDVFFIDEIHRLNHVVEEALYPVMEDFKLDIIIGQGPSAKTIKLDIPKFTLIGATTRAGLLTSPMRARFGIVEYLNFYAINELESIILRSSKILNVTIDDESAHEIALRSRGTPRIANRLLRRIRDFADVKTQGKVGIGIVKEAMQSLGVDALGLDSMDLRILNAIIDKFSGGPVGIDTLSVAVSEEVDTLTDVYEPYLIQAGLLARTARGRVVTPAAYTHLKKTRPQNQQELR
- the ruvC gene encoding crossover junction endodeoxyribonuclease RuvC → MIVLGIDPGLARCGWAVIEQKPNKENSIVGFGCIETPAKMDLPQRLSILYSSLENIIKKYKPQIASLEKQYLFQNAKSVLATSQARGVILLAMSSSNLEIREYNPKQVKISVTGYGAADKQQIQRMVKIILKLKEIPKPDDIADAMAVGLCHLNSFDSRLQTLGVK
- a CDS encoding Holliday junction branch migration protein RuvA, coding for MIAFLEGILEEKSVDSVILAVNGIGYDISISAVTYEKLPATGKLAKLYIYETQGIYGGGITLYGFTNLDDKEIFLVFKDGLKNTGSKKALDYMDKATKSLPDFQRAVTQKDTKLLTSIFGFRKPTAEKIVALLNDKLSKVKITGKEKWPSGKTNGNMPEDAIQALVSLGYKEAQARHAVEESLTILENPVNVSEIIKLALRYLQ
- a CDS encoding YebC/PmpR family DNA-binding transcriptional regulator; its protein translation is MSGHSKWAGIKHKKGAIDAKRGKIFTRLIREITVAAKSGGGNVDNNVRLRKAIEQAKEANMPQDNIKKATLRGTGELPGVTYEETVYEGYGPGGVAVLVEVTTDNKNRTTSELRKTFSNSAGNLGENGSVAWMFSKKGSITVEKSKYSNEDELMSISLELGAEDFQADEDNFEIITSPENFEKIKQELEKKNIPIMDAEVTMIPKTYIKLTGKEADQMISLMNALEDSDDVTNVSANFDIDKEILEKAGV